In Rosa chinensis cultivar Old Blush chromosome 1, RchiOBHm-V2, whole genome shotgun sequence, a genomic segment contains:
- the LOC112179208 gene encoding LOW QUALITY PROTEIN: 40S ribosomal protein S15a-1 (The sequence of the model RefSeq protein was modified relative to this genomic sequence to represent the inferred CDS: substituted 1 base at 1 genomic stop codon): MVRVSVLNDALKSMYNTEKRGKRQVMIRPSSKVIIKFLIVMQKHGYIGEFEYVDDHRSGKIVVELNGRLNKCGVISPRFDVGVKEIEGXTARLLPSRQFGYIVLTTSAGIMDHEEARRKNVGGKVLGYFY; the protein is encoded by the exons ATGGTGAGAGTCAGCGTTTTGAACGATGCTCTGAAGAGCATGTACAACACAGAGAAGAGGGGCAAGAGACAGGTCATGATCAGGCCTTCGTCCAAGGTCATCATCAAGTTCCTTATCGTTATGCAGAAGCACG GTTATATTGGAGAGTTTGAGTATGTTGATGACCACAGATCTGGAAAGATTGTGGTTGAACTCAATGGGAGGCTGAACAAGTGTGGGGTTATCAGTCCTCGCTTTGATGTTGGTGTCAAGGAGATTGAAGGCTGAACGGCTAGACTTCTTCCGTCAAGACAG TTTGGATACATTGTGTTGACAACATCTGCTGGAATCATGGATCACGAGGAAGCTAGGAGAAAGAATGTTGGTGGCAAGGTTCTCGGTTACTTTTATTGA
- the LOC121048823 gene encoding cyclin-dependent kinase F-4-like produces the protein MWQSCYYVPPSLRPKLTTARTPPFAGTRGALEQQSARKVSGTLSSAKVTSSFPSPKLHASIGVQRKLDVANQDAKTNDKYLKSSANQQKYRPPGKSSPSEWMHYVE, from the exons ATGTGGCAGAGTTGCTATTATGTTCCACCATCCCTTCGTCCCAAACTAACGACTGCTAGGACACCACCATTTG CTGGAACAAGGGGAGCGTTGGAGCAGCAATCTGCTAGAAAGGTCTCTGGGACTTTATCCAGTGCAAAGGTCACTAGCAGTTTTCCTTCTCCAAAGTTGCATGCTTCTATAG GTGTGCAGCGCAAATTGGATGTGGCTAACCAG GATGCTAAAACGAATGATAAATACTTGAAGAGCTCTGCCAATCAACAAAAATATCGGCCCCCTGGAAAGAGCAGTCCTAGTGAGTGGATGCATTATGTTGAATAG